The segment TAAGTAAAAGTTCTATATTCTCTCTAGAATATTTACCTCGATCCACATAATCACCTAAAAAAACTAAAGTATATCCAGGTTTTAAATAAAGATTTAAAACAGTTTCTGTGGCTTCTAAATCACCATGAGTATCTCCAACAAATACTACTTTACCTTGTGCAGGCAATTGAATAAGTCTACTTTCTTTTTTAAGAACTTCTTTAATAGCTTCAAAATTTTGCATGGCGTTTATTTAACAGTTTTTTAAAATTAACGCAATAGCTTTAAATTCATTTAGCCATATGTTAGAATCAATCATGTTTATTGAAATCCTTTTATTAATAATTATTTTTCTTTTAGCAATTTTAATTTTTTTATTTTTCAAAAAAACAAAAGATGTAGAATCAGCAGTATCAAATGCATGGATAAAATTAGGTCTAGATGAAAAGGTAGGTATATTAGCTACTTATGCAAAGGATATAAGAGAAAGTTATAAGTCTTTTGAACAATTATTGCGTGTACCAACAGAAAGGGCATCATTTGGTGAATTAAGTCTTGAAACCATACTTTCTGACCAACTTCCTCAAAATATGTTTGGTATTAGACAAAAGATTTTAGATGGAAAGATTCCTGATGCCAATATTAAATCAACAGTAGGTATTATTTGTATAGATGCCAAATTTCCTTTAGATAATTATAAAAAAATGTTAGAAGTAGATGAGCCTAAAGAAAAGGAAAATTTTAAAAAACAATTTTTAAAAGATGTTCAAGGTCATTTAACAAAAATTGCTAAAGATTATGTCTGTCCAGAAAAAGGTTCAGCTAATTTTGCCTTTGCATATATTCCTTCTGAAAGTGTTTATTGGTTTTTAGTAAATGAGGCATTTGAGATACTTAGAGATTATGCTAAAAAAGGTGTGCAGGTGGTTTCACCACTTACTTTTTCACACAAAATTGAATTAATAAAAGCAGGTGTTCATGCTAAGAGGCTTTCAGAAGATGCAGAAAAAATAAAAAACGAATTAATTAAACTGTCAAAGATGTTTAAAGAAATTGATGAAAAATGGCGTGTGTTTTATCAAACTCATTTGAGAAATTTAGGAAATAAAGCAGAAGAATTAGATAAGGTGTATAAAAGACTTAAAGAGGAGTTTGAAAGGATTGAAAGATTTAAATAAATTAAGTCACCTTATTGCTGTTGCTAGAGGTGATATAGCTGCTGATTTATTGATAAAAAATGCAAAGGTAGTTAATGTCTTTAGTGGTGAAATCTATAAAGCTAATGTAGCTATTGCTGAAAATCAGATTGCTGGTATAGGTGATTATCAAAAAGGAAAGTTAATAATAAATGCAAAAGAGCGTTATTTAATTCCAGGTTTAATGGATGCCCATATTCATTTAGAGAGTACCCTTTTAACTCCATCTGCCTTAGCATCAGCCATTATTCCTCATGGTACAACTTCCATTTTTATTGACCCTCATGAGATTGCCAATGTATTAGGATTAAAAGGTATTGAATATATTTTAAAAGCAAGCGAAGATTTACCTTTAAATGTATTTGTTCTTGCTCCTTCTTGTGTTCCAGCTACAGATTTAGAAACAAGTGGGGCTACTCTTAGTCTAAAGGAGATTTCTATTTTGTTAAAACATCCACGGGTAATAGGGCTAGCTGAGATGATGAATTTTCCTGGCGTAATCAATGCCTTTTCAGATGTGCTTGAAAAGATTTTAATTACTAAAAAGGCAAAAAAAATTATTGATGGACATGCACCACTATTAAAAGGGTTATTTCTACAAGCTTATATCAGTGCAGGTATAGATGCTGATCATGAAAGTATTGAAATTTCTGAGGCAAAAGAAAAAATTCGTGCTGGAATGTGGTTGATGCTGCGGGAAGGGAGTGCTGCTAAAAATTTAATGAGTCTTTTACCTGTAATAGATAATTATAGTGTTCATCGATGTATTTTTTGTTGTGATGATAGGGAACCAGAAGATTTAATAAAAGAAGGTCATATTGATTACCTTATTCGTTTAGCTGTAAAAGCTGGCTTAGATCCTATTTGGGCAATAAAAATGGCTACAATTAATTGTGCTCAAAGATTTGGGATAAAACAGCTTGGTGCAATTGCTCCAGGATATCAAGCAGACTTAGTTTTAATAGATAATTTAAAAAATTTTCAAATAGAAATGGTGATAAAAGATGGAAATATTATTTATGAAGAAGGTGTATTGAAAGTCTCTCTTTCTCCTTATCTTGAGCCTGAAATTACAAAAACTATAAATCTAAAAGAAATTAATCCTGATATGTTCAAAATTAAAATAAAAGGGGAAAAAGCAAGAGTTATTGAGATAATTCCAGGTCAAATTTTAACTAAACATTTAATAAAGGAAGTAAAAAAACAAGCTGATGAAGTTTTGGCTGACCCAGAAAGAGATATTGTTAAAGTAGCTGTTATTGAACGTCATCATGCTACAGGAAATATAGGATTAGGATTGATTTCAGGATTAGGTTTAAAAAGTGGTGCTTTAGCATCTTCAGTAGCACATGACAGTCATAATATTATTGTGGTTGGTGTTAATGATAGGGATATGTATATAGCAGTTAAGGCTATTAAAGAGATGCAGGGTGGTTTTGTGGTAGTAGAAAATGGGATGGTAAAAGCGGGACTTTCTTTACCTATTGCTGGTTTGATCTCACCTTTAAATGCAAAGGAAGTAGCTTTTCATATGGAGGTATTAAAAGAAGCAGCTCATAGGCAAGGAGTAACTCAAGAAAATCCCTTTTTAACTTTATCTTTCATTGCCTTACCAGTAATACCAGAGTTACGTTTAACAGATAAAGGCTTAGTAGATGTAAATAAATTTGAATTTGTGCCTTTAGAAGCAGAATGAAAATCGTTATCCAGCGAGTGAAAGAAGCAAAGGTTTTGGTAAATGGAAAAGTTATAGGTAAAATCAATAAAGGTATTTTGATTTTTCTTGGTATTGCCAAAGGTGACACAAAAGAGCAAGCAGAATGGTTGGCTAAAAAAGTTTGTTCTTTACGTATATTCCCTGATGAATCAGGCAAATTTAATCTTTCATTAAAAGATATTAATGGTGAGGTTTTAATTATCTCTCAATTTACTCTTTATGGAAACTGCCATAAAGGTCGTCGTCCCTCTTTTGATAAGGCTGCTTCACCACAAGAGGCTATTTTTCTTTATGAAGCATTTATTGAGATGGTCAAACAAGAAGGGGTCAAAGTTGCCACAGGTCAATTTGGTGCTCTTATGGAGGTTCATCTGATAAATGATGGCCCGGTAACTTTTGTGATAGAGAAGTAACATGCTATTGTCATGCAACTGCCTTAATCACTCTTCTAATCCCTTCTACTACTTCCTCTGGTTTGATATCTTCCAAACATATTCTTTGCTTGCAATTTCTTCTTTTTTCATCTGAACAAGGAGCACAGGAAATTTTTGAAGTAAATGTTATTACCTTTTTTCCCCAAGGTTGCCAAATTTTTGCATCAGTTGGGCCAAAAATAACAAAAGTAGGAATACCTAATGCTGCTGCCAAATGGCTTATTCCACTATCATTACCTAAATAAAAAATTCCCTGCTGCATTATTAAAGCAAGTTCTAAAAGAGACAAATTTTTTAAAATTATTATCTTTTTGTATAAACGGGGATATTGATTTTCTAAGAAAAATAAGATTTCTTCAGCTATTTCTTCATCTGCTGGGCCAACAATAAGGCCTGGCTTTAAAGAAGAAAACTCTGCAATAACTTTTGTAAAATATTGAGGAAGCCAATTTTTGGTTACACTTCCACTGCCAGGATGGATAAAATAATCTGCTTTTGACATTGAAATAGAAGATGAGAAAGATAAAGGAATAAATTGAGATATGCCTTTTATTCCATACTGAGATAATTGATTTTTTTGATAAAGTGCAATATGAATATTATTTTCAGAAGGTATGGTTTGAATAAACCAAGTAGGTGCTTTTTCAAAAATAATATTCCATTGTGGTCTTTTATATCTGGCAAAAAGAATTACTAAGTCGTATATTTTTAAAAAATCAGCACTACCTGCAAAAAAATTTAAAAATAGTCTTCCTTCAATATTAAAAATCTCCTTAATATCAAGCTCTTTTTTAATAAGAGCAATAAGATGAGGCTTTCCTAAAAAATGAATCTCACTTTTTTTAAAGTATTTTCGTATTGAGAGTAAAGCAGGGCGAGAAAGCATTAGGTCACCCAAGGCACCAAGATGAATAATAAGGATTTTTTTAGGTTCCTTAATCACAGTCTGCCAACAGTGGCAATATAAATAGTCATTTCATTTTCGCTATCTATTCCTAAAATTCTATCTATCTCTTCATCAAAAAATGCACCAATGGGACAAGCTCCTAATCCCAAAGCAGTAGCTGCTAAAAGCATATTTTGGCAAATATGACCTGCATCAAGAAATATATATCGAATAGCTCTATTTCTGTATTTAGCCATACAGCGTAAAATTACGGCTGTCCAAATAAAGACAACTGCTGCTTGTCTTACCATCCCTTGCCCTAAGGCAGCATTAGTTAAATCATTTTTAAAATCACCTTTTGCCAATTCTTCTAAACAAAATTCAAGTATATTGAAATGATAGATTCCTTTATCTACATTCTCTACATTTTGAATAGAAAGATAAGTCTCTACTGGATAAAGAGCGCCAGCAGATGGTGCTGCTCGATAACCACTTTTAGAAGTAATGCCTTGAGATGCCCAAAGTAAATGGGCAAGTGTCTTTAAATCCATTGGTTTTTTTGTATAATTGCGTTTGCTACGTCTTTTAGCAATAATTTCCCAAAAATCACAAGGAGGGAAATGGGGTTTAGGTAATATTATTTTCCTAGCATTTGGATAAATTTTATAGGGAGGAGGTGAGGCAATTAAGCCTAAATCGTCAATTAAAGGCCTATCTCTAAAATATTTCGTCTCAAAAAGATAGCGATAACCTATGCCTTTTTGATAAATTTTCATGAAATTACTTTATATTCATATGCTCCTTCAATTTTATAATTATTTTCTAAAAATCTTCTCAAAAATTGTCCACAATTGCTTCCTATTCTATTTTCTTCTAATTCTCCAATACTTACAATAACTTCATATCCTTTTTTTCTTAAATTAAATGCTATTTCATTATTAGAAGTAGGATTTATATAACTTTCAATCATATTTTCTTTTGCTTTAATAGTAGGGTTTATTGGAGTAATTTTTATTAAAAATATCTCTGGGTCAAAATATTTTAATAAAATATCGGCTTCTAATGGCCAACTCTTTGCTAGAGCAAAATTTAATGTAATTTTTCTATCTCCTTTTTTATAAAATTTATTTCCATATGCTGCAATTTCTGAAAAATCCCATTTTTTTATAGGAATAATTTTATCCCTTAATTTGACATCAGTTGTATGTATTGAAAACTGCAATTGAAATCTTCCATTATAGTATCTTTGTTTTATTTTTAATAATTTTTCAAAAAAACTTTCACTTCCTTTTGGTGCTACTGTAGATATGCAAGGCATAAGTCCAGGTGCATCATATTTTATGGGAAGCTCTTTTAATACCTCAAGCACATGATAGTTAAATGATGGCTCCCCCATTCTAGCAAATTGTATCTTAAATTTTTTTACAGGTATCTTTTTTGTTGGAAATCTATTTTTTATCATATAATCAATTTGATTCATAATTTCATCTTTTGAAAGTCTCCCTTTATACCATCCACCTGCATCACACATAAGACATCCTACTGGACAGCCTAAAAGTGTAGATATTATTAAGACCCACTTTTCTTCTCTTTTTAAAGGAGGTTGTATAGATTCTACAAATTCAATAAATTCACCTTTTCTAATTTCAGCTAAATAGACAATAGCAATGTCATCTCTACCTACTTTACCGATGACTTTCATATCTACTCCAATAAATCTTCATTGCTGTATAAATACCATCACCAATGGCTATAGCTGTTTGTCTGTAAATATCATTTTTAACATCCCCTACAAGATATAGCAAACCTTTAGACAAAAGTTCTTCTTCCATTTTTATTAAATTTAATGAATAAAAATCTTTTTGAGGCACCCTTCCAATGGCCACTACAATATAATCTACTTCTATTGATGTAATTTCTCCATTTTTTATAAAATCAATTAAAATTTTTTCTCCTTTTTTATTAATTTTTTTTATAAAAGAATTTTCACAATATTTTATACTTGGGTTATTCATTGCTCTTTCTACAAGTAAAGGCAGGGCTTTTATTCTTTTTCCTCGGTTTAAAATCAATATTTTATTATTTTTAGAAAGACTTAAAGCATAATCAAAAGCAGCATCTCCTGCTCCTATAACTACAATATGTTTATTTTTTATATTTAAAATTGGATAAATTTCATAAAATATTTTATTTTTTAATTCTTCTCTATTTTCTATTATATTCAATGTTTTAGGTTTGGTACCTGAGGCAATTACAGCAATTTCTGAAAAATATTCATTTTTTGAGGTTCTTATCAAAAAATAATTTTCTTTATAATCAAGTAAAATGACCTTTTCAAAAATTACTTTAACATTATAAGCTTTGAGATGTTTTTTAAAAAGCTTAACAAGTTTTAATCCAGAAATACCTTTAGGAAAACCAAGATAATTTTCAACTTTATAAGCATTTTTCAATAATCCACCTAATTCTTTTTGTTCAAATAACAATGGGTCTATTTTATATCTTTTAAGCTGTATAGCTGTAGCTATGCTAGCAGGCCCACCACCTATAATAGCTACTTTAGTTTTCATTTTTTAAAAAATTGATAATTTCTTGTGTAAGTATCGGTATGGCAAATCCATGAGATAGATTTAATAATGTAGCCAAATGAAAATTTCTGTTATAAGTTGCTGTTCCATCTATAACAAAAAATACTTCAAAATTTCTCATAAAAGCAGAGCGTGCTGTTGTTTCACAACATAAATGAGCCATTACACCTGTAATCAGAATCTGTTTTACTCCTTTATTTTTTAAAATTTCTTCTAAATTTGTATTAAAAAAAGCATCATATTGTGTCTTATGAATTATTTCAATTCGATTATCTACTAATTCATCTATTATAATTGATAGAGGATTATCAATTGTTATAAGATCATTCCACCATCTTACCATTTGTCCTGCATCCTTAATTGTATTTAAATGTCTTGTTTGTATTACTGTTAAATTATGATTTAGAAAAAATTCTTGCAATTTTTTAATTTTAGGAATTATTGCTTTACTACTAGGAATGTAAGCATGTGAATTTTCATTTAAAAAAAATTTTTGCATATCTAAAACAAGAAGTGCTATCTGAGTTTTATTTAATTCAAATTTATGTTTTTTCCTGTATGGTTCAACTATTTTTAAAAATTTGCTTGCTTGTAAATCAATATTTTCAAAATTATAATATTCTTCTTTCATACTTCACTATATCATACCATCTTTTTAAGCACAATAATTTTTAGTATTATTTTAAATATGATTGAAATTCATTCCTTATCTTTAGATGAATTTAAACAAAATTTGGAAAATTTAATCAAAATTTATCTTAATGCTTATAAAGATTTAAAGGCATATGCTTATACTCATAGACGTAATGTAAAAAGTTATCTTAAATGGCTTTATAAATCTGATCCAGAATCATTTTTTATTGCTATTTCTGATAAAAAAATAATTGGATTTGTAGCAGGAACCAGGTTTTGGTGGGATAAAACTTATGGTGAAATAGGTGAGGTGCATGAGATTGTTGTGGATAAACCTTATCAAGGCAAAGGAATAGGGAAGATGCTTATGGAGCGAATACTTTTCTTTTTACAAAAATATCATGATACTATTGGTCTTTGGGTAGGTGAAAAAAATCAAAGAGCCATTGCCTTTTATCAACATTTAGGATTTAATATCGTAGGGCAGGTAGGTAGATGGTTAAGAATGATAAAAGAGAAATAAAACAAATATTACTTACTCTTCTTTCTATTCCAAGCCCTACAGGTGAAGAGATGGCTATTTTATCCTGGCTTGAATTTTTTCTTTCTAATTTAAATTTTACTACTATTTGGCAGTCTATAGATGAAAAACGGGCAAATTTATTTGCTTACCGTGGTAAGCCAAATTATCTTATTGCTACTCATGTAGATACTGTACCTGCTTGGGATCATCCTTATGCCTTTTCACCAAAATGTGAGGGAGAGATTATTTGGGGTAGGGGAGCAATTGATACTAAAGGGCAGATAGCAGCTTTACTTATGGCAGTAAAACATAGTGATATTCCTTGTGCTCTTGCTTTTTTTGTAGATGAAGAAAAAAGCGGGATTGGCTCAGAGGAATTTAAACCCATTTTTCCTTTTAAAGGGGCAATAGTGCTTGAGCCTACAAATTTTACTTTAGCTATTTTTGAAGCTGGTAGTATTGAGTTTTCTTTAAAAATAAATGGAAAAGCTGCTCATGGTGCATTACCTAAAAGAGGGAAAAATGCTATTGATATTTTTTTTGAAATTTATCAAAAATTAAAATCATTACCTTTATGGCAAGATTCTCTATTTGAAGGAGCAGGTATAAATATTGGAAAGATTGAAGGAGGAATAGATTGTCAAATTGTTGCTGAGACTTGTAAAGTAGAGATAGATTTGCCTATTTTTCCAGGAAAAACACCTGAAGAGGTGTGGAAAGAGATAGAGACTATTTTAAAACAATATCCAGTAAGTTGGGAGATAAAGTCTTTTGACCCTCCTTGGGAGATTTCTCCAAAAGAAAAAGTTGTAGAATTATTGGCAAAATCTGTAGAAAAAGAGATGCCTGTAAGATTTTCAGGTATGTCTGCTTGGACAGATGCAGCTAGTCTTATTCAAAAAGGTATTCCAACTGTTGTTTTTGGTGCTGGTGACTTAGCTATTGCCCATACAAAAGAAGAAAAAATAGATATTAAAGAAGTTTTAAAGCTTTTTTATATATTAAAAAATTTTCTTAATAAAACTCTTGCTTTAGACGGCGACTAAGTAACTCTTTAAGTCCTTCTTTAGGAGATTTTTCTTCATAAAGAATTGCATAAACTTCTTTAGTTATGGGCATTTCTACCCCTATTTCTTGAGAAAGGATATAAGCTGCCTTTGTGGTATTTACACCCTCTGCTACCATACGCATAGAAGATAGAATCTCAGTTAATTTTTCACCTGTTCCTAAACGTTTACCTAGATTATAATTGCGGCTTAATTTACTAGTACAAGTAAGCACTAAATCTCCCATTCCAGAAAGTCCAGCAAAGGTTTTTTCTTCTGCTCCTAATTTAATTCCTAGACGTGTAATTTCTGCTAAGCCTCTTGTAATTAGAGCTGCTCTAGCATTATGACCTAATCCCAAACCTTCAGAAATACCAGCAGCAATAGCAACAATGTTTTTTAAAGCTCCGCCTAATTCTACTCCTAAGACATCATGATGAGTATAAACACGAAAATAATTAGTTGAAAAAAGACGCTGTGTATAAATAGCTACTTCCTCATTTGCAGAAGCTACAGTAACTGCAGTTGGTAAACCTTGAGACACTTCTTTCGCAAAGCTTGGGCCAGAAAGAACACTATAGCTATAAGATAAATCTGAAAGGATTTCTTTTGTTACTTTAGACATAGTTAATAAACTATCTGTTTCTATACCTTTTGTGGCTGAAATAATATGACAATTAGATATAAGATAAGGTCTTATTTTGCTTAAAATTTCACGATAAACATGAGAAGGCACAGCAATTAAGATATCTTTTTGTCCGGAAATAGCTTCAGCCAATGATTGAGTAGGAAAGATTAAGGAAGGAATTTTTATACCAGGTAAATAAAAAATATTCTCTTTTTTATCAATAAGAACCTGATAAGTTTCTTTACTATGTACCCAAAGTTTTATTTTTATGCCTTTTTTTGCTAAAAGTAATGCTAAGGCAGTACCCCAACTTCCAGCACCAATAATAGCTAAAGAAGACATTTTACTTTTTAAAAGATACTGGGCAGCTTATTGCCTCTTTAGTTCCAAATAAAAAAGCATGTTCAGTCATTAAACAACGATTCATTACTACCTTTATACCTGCTTTTGCCCAAGCCTCAGCTGCTTCCCAATTCTCAATACCAACTTGCATCCAAGCAAGCTTTGGTTTAACTGTTAAGACATCTTCAATATGAAGACTTACTTTATCAGATGCTCGAAAGATATCCACAATATCTATTGGTTGACCAACAGATTTTAAATCAGGATAAACCTTTTCTCCTAATACTTCCTTTGCTTTTGGATGAATGGGAATAATCTTATATCCTGCCCTCTGCAAATAAGCAGCTACTTGATAACTTGGTCTTTGTGGATTATCTTTAAGACCAATAACTGCTATAACTTTTGCCTCACTTAATAAAGGTTTTAATGTTTCTATGTCTGTAATGATATTCTCTCTCCACATAGCTACCTCCTAAAATCAGATTAAACTTATTATAGCAGTCATTTTTTCTCGTCAAGTTAAAAGGTTGAAAAATAATTAATAAGAAATGTTTACTTAATCCATTTATTTAGCCATTATTAAATTCTCCCTATTTTAATGAATCAGTAACTTATGGTGTTATTTTAAGGGCATTTTGGGCAAAAGAAAAAAGAATACCACTTTCTTTATGGTGTCAATTTGAGCAACATTTTATTGGTATAGGACAAGGAATAGAAAGTATTGTAGATGAAGCATTACGTCAAATTGATTCTTTAAGGGAATTATATGAAGCTTTAGGTGAGGATAAAATAAACGAAATTTTAAAAATTGGACAGCCTATCTTTATCCAAAAAAATAGTATCAAATTAATAATGATTGGATTCCTGTTTTAAGCCTACCAGCTTATTTTTTACCTTTTAAAAGTTTTGCTAAGCTTTTGAGAATTAAGGGGTGAATGGTTAGATCCTGCTGGATTTGGTGGTGAGAAAAGAATTGTTAATTTATATGGCTGTTTCTATAAATAATCCCTGTAAAAAACTTTTAGCTGTGTTTTCTCTTCTTTTTTCTAATAACTAAAATACCAAACAGTCCACTACCTAAAAGATAAAGTGTTGAAGGTAAAGGAACAGCGTGTTCTATTAAACCATCCTCTACAATATTCCCTATTACTCCATAAAGTGGAGGACTAATTCTTCCTAACCACCAATATTCTGTTTCTTGTGACCAGCCTACCGTAAATCCTTCCCCATTTCCCCAACCAGAGGTGTAGCCGAAAAAGTATGCTTCTAACAAATATTCATTTGTATCTGGGTCTTTAAATCCTAAGCTAATCAAATAAGCAGAAAACCCACCATTATAATAACCAGTCCCATCACCAAAGAAAAATCCGGTTTCAACATCTAAAAGAATATCTTTATTATATGAAGTAAATGAATTATCAGTTTCTTCGTATATAAAATTACCATAACGTTGTGTATCTCCGATTCTGGCAATAACAAATTTTTCCCCGTCTTCACTGCTATAACCTATTGCAGCTATATCTCCACCTATAGCTATGTATGTTTCGTCAGATTCTGGATCATAAAACCAGGTGCTTATTCCAGTATAAGTATCACCAATTTTCCAATTATTAAAACCAAATTCATAACCAGCATATCCCCCAGAATTAATTCTCAATGAGAAATGATTATCAATACTCACTTCCCCACTAATATCACCACTTACTTTACCAGTAGCACTTCCTTTCTCTATAGTTACATTTACAAACGCTTGCTCACTTCCAGTCTTAAGCTCTACACCTGTTATATAAGTTTTATGAGCTATAGCTAAAAATGGAAATAAAACAATTATTGCCATTAATAAAACTAAAAAATTCTTTTTCATAACCTAAACTCCATTAAATTTAGTTTATTAAAATGAACTTATACTAATATTATGAATATGTCAAGAAAAAATTGTGCCAGAATAAAAAACAATTTTTTTACTTTTTCCTATTAAAGTTTATGCACACTCTTCATCTTTTGTTTTTAGGGCAGAAGATGTATTGGATATTTCTGTCTGATAAGCATTGGCTATAGTTAGATAGTGATTACTATGTAATGTTTTTACCTTTTAGGTAAAAGGTAATTTTTTTCAAAATCGCTTTATTATAGCACACTTACGGGTTTCTTGTATGGCAAATAGTTTTTGGAAAAAATTTGACAAAATAAATACCCTATGATATGTTAAAAAAATGGTAGATGTTTTTACTCAAAATTTTCTATCTATAAAAAATTTTGACATTGACATAATATCTCTCACAGAAAAAACTTTTAAATCATTCTTTCTTAATCATCTCCTGCTAAGGATTGGTATAACCCTTAAATAGAAAGGAGGTTCTCATGCAGATAGATTTTCATTTTTATACTATCTATGCTTTAGCTAGGGCAGCTGGTTTTAAGCCAGAAGATGCCCATATTATTGCCTATTCATCCCAACATACAGATGATGCCAAGTATGAACATGCCCTTGA is part of the Candidatus Desulfofervidus auxilii genome and harbors:
- a CDS encoding isochorismatase family protein, which gives rise to MKEEYYNFENIDLQASKFLKIVEPYRKKHKFELNKTQIALLVLDMQKFFLNENSHAYIPSSKAIIPKIKKLQEFFLNHNLTVIQTRHLNTIKDAGQMVRWWNDLITIDNPLSIIIDELVDNRIEIIHKTQYDAFFNTNLEEILKNKGVKQILITGVMAHLCCETTARSAFMRNFEVFFVIDGTATYNRNFHLATLLNLSHGFAIPILTQEIINFLKNEN
- a CDS encoding DNA recombination protein RmuC, with the protein product MLESIMFIEILLLIIIFLLAILIFLFFKKTKDVESAVSNAWIKLGLDEKVGILATYAKDIRESYKSFEQLLRVPTERASFGELSLETILSDQLPQNMFGIRQKILDGKIPDANIKSTVGIICIDAKFPLDNYKKMLEVDEPKEKENFKKQFLKDVQGHLTKIAKDYVCPEKGSANFAFAYIPSESVYWFLVNEAFEILRDYAKKGVQVVSPLTFSHKIELIKAGVHAKRLSEDAEKIKNELIKLSKMFKEIDEKWRVFYQTHLRNLGNKAEELDKVYKRLKEEFERIERFK
- a CDS encoding radical SAM protein, whose protein sequence is MKVIGKVGRDDIAIVYLAEIRKGEFIEFVESIQPPLKREEKWVLIISTLLGCPVGCLMCDAGGWYKGRLSKDEIMNQIDYMIKNRFPTKKIPVKKFKIQFARMGEPSFNYHVLEVLKELPIKYDAPGLMPCISTVAPKGSESFFEKLLKIKQRYYNGRFQLQFSIHTTDVKLRDKIIPIKKWDFSEIAAYGNKFYKKGDRKITLNFALAKSWPLEADILLKYFDPEIFLIKITPINPTIKAKENMIESYINPTSNNEIAFNLRKKGYEVIVSIGELEENRIGSNCGQFLRRFLENNYKIEGAYEYKVIS
- a CDS encoding SagB/ThcOx family dehydrogenase, with the translated sequence MKIYQKGIGYRYLFETKYFRDRPLIDDLGLIASPPPYKIYPNARKIILPKPHFPPCDFWEIIAKRRSKRNYTKKPMDLKTLAHLLWASQGITSKSGYRAAPSAGALYPVETYLSIQNVENVDKGIYHFNILEFCLEELAKGDFKNDLTNAALGQGMVRQAAVVFIWTAVILRCMAKYRNRAIRYIFLDAGHICQNMLLAATALGLGACPIGAFFDEEIDRILGIDSENEMTIYIATVGRL
- a CDS encoding GNAT family N-acetyltransferase encodes the protein MIEIHSLSLDEFKQNLENLIKIYLNAYKDLKAYAYTHRRNVKSYLKWLYKSDPESFFIAISDKKIIGFVAGTRFWWDKTYGEIGEVHEIVVDKPYQGKGIGKMLMERILFFLQKYHDTIGLWVGEKNQRAIAFYQHLGFNIVGQVGRWLRMIKEK
- a CDS encoding glycosyltransferase family 9 protein, producing the protein MIKEPKKILIIHLGALGDLMLSRPALLSIRKYFKKSEIHFLGKPHLIALIKKELDIKEIFNIEGRLFLNFFAGSADFLKIYDLVILFARYKRPQWNIIFEKAPTWFIQTIPSENNIHIALYQKNQLSQYGIKGISQFIPLSFSSSISMSKADYFIHPGSGSVTKNWLPQYFTKVIAEFSSLKPGLIVGPADEEIAEEILFFLENQYPRLYKKIIILKNLSLLELALIMQQGIFYLGNDSGISHLAAALGIPTFVIFGPTDAKIWQPWGKKVITFTSKISCAPCSDEKRRNCKQRICLEDIKPEEVVEGIRRVIKAVA
- a CDS encoding NAD(P)/FAD-dependent oxidoreductase, encoding MKTKVAIIGGGPASIATAIQLKRYKIDPLLFEQKELGGLLKNAYKVENYLGFPKGISGLKLVKLFKKHLKAYNVKVIFEKVILLDYKENYFLIRTSKNEYFSEIAVIASGTKPKTLNIIENREELKNKIFYEIYPILNIKNKHIVVIGAGDAAFDYALSLSKNNKILILNRGKRIKALPLLVERAMNNPSIKYCENSFIKKINKKGEKILIDFIKNGEITSIEVDYIVVAIGRVPQKDFYSLNLIKMEEELLSKGLLYLVGDVKNDIYRQTAIAIGDGIYTAMKIYWSRYESHR
- the ade gene encoding adenine deaminase, whose product is MKDLNKLSHLIAVARGDIAADLLIKNAKVVNVFSGEIYKANVAIAENQIAGIGDYQKGKLIINAKERYLIPGLMDAHIHLESTLLTPSALASAIIPHGTTSIFIDPHEIANVLGLKGIEYILKASEDLPLNVFVLAPSCVPATDLETSGATLSLKEISILLKHPRVIGLAEMMNFPGVINAFSDVLEKILITKKAKKIIDGHAPLLKGLFLQAYISAGIDADHESIEISEAKEKIRAGMWLMLREGSAAKNLMSLLPVIDNYSVHRCIFCCDDREPEDLIKEGHIDYLIRLAVKAGLDPIWAIKMATINCAQRFGIKQLGAIAPGYQADLVLIDNLKNFQIEMVIKDGNIIYEEGVLKVSLSPYLEPEITKTINLKEINPDMFKIKIKGEKARVIEIIPGQILTKHLIKEVKKQADEVLADPERDIVKVAVIERHHATGNIGLGLISGLGLKSGALASSVAHDSHNIIVVGVNDRDMYIAVKAIKEMQGGFVVVENGMVKAGLSLPIAGLISPLNAKEVAFHMEVLKEAAHRQGVTQENPFLTLSFIALPVIPELRLTDKGLVDVNKFEFVPLEAE
- a CDS encoding M20/M25/M40 family metallo-hydrolase, translating into MVKNDKREIKQILLTLLSIPSPTGEEMAILSWLEFFLSNLNFTTIWQSIDEKRANLFAYRGKPNYLIATHVDTVPAWDHPYAFSPKCEGEIIWGRGAIDTKGQIAALLMAVKHSDIPCALAFFVDEEKSGIGSEEFKPIFPFKGAIVLEPTNFTLAIFEAGSIEFSLKINGKAAHGALPKRGKNAIDIFFEIYQKLKSLPLWQDSLFEGAGINIGKIEGGIDCQIVAETCKVEIDLPIFPGKTPEEVWKEIETILKQYPVSWEIKSFDPPWEISPKEKVVELLAKSVEKEMPVRFSGMSAWTDAASLIQKGIPTVVFGAGDLAIAHTKEEKIDIKEVLKLFYILKNFLNKTLALDGD
- the dtd gene encoding D-aminoacyl-tRNA deacylase is translated as MKIVIQRVKEAKVLVNGKVIGKINKGILIFLGIAKGDTKEQAEWLAKKVCSLRIFPDESGKFNLSLKDINGEVLIISQFTLYGNCHKGRRPSFDKAASPQEAIFLYEAFIEMVKQEGVKVATGQFGALMEVHLINDGPVTFVIEK